From one Anabas testudineus chromosome 18, fAnaTes1.2, whole genome shotgun sequence genomic stretch:
- the LOC113168159 gene encoding TSC22 domain family protein 4-like isoform X2, with the protein MSSGKTRSSFQITSVTSEPNLTPAGQSAPSMVLNVLQSETSSCSRQGSSSQPTTPCLKRKYITHDAQRQGGGSSSRFRVVRLSVCGADGGGRSKPYRRGRWTCTDFMERPEWSGIRRVMDSMRNAHSLESLEMIGRNRERGWVHSQDTSHLLAQPVRSREEMHSSPPSPTHEEPINICLLEQTQPKGVQGLDSTLSPTSPHPQKPPPPLRLDMDANGRSVLRLSHSQPSSPPAGPYQPTLIPIHTSAAYSLDQMVFNLPGDYRNTDCDFTELPEHF; encoded by the exons ATGAGCAGCGGTAAGACGAGGAGCAGTTTCCAGATCACCAGTGTCACCTCAGAACCAAACCTGACCCCAGCTGGCCAATCAGCTCCCAGCATGGTCCTGAACGTCCTCCAATCAGAGACCTCCTCCTGCAGCCGTCAGGGAAGCTCCTCCCAGCCAACCACACCCTGTCTGAAGAGGAAATACATCACTCATGATGCCCAAAGGCAGGGAGGGGGTTCTTCCTCCAGGTTCAGGGTTGTGCGGTTGTCTGTGTGCGGGGCTGATGGAGGTGGGCGAAGCAAGCCGTATCGCCGTGGCCGATGGACATGCACTGACTTTATGGAGAGACCAGAGTGGTCGGGTATCAGAAGGGTGATGGACAGCATGAGAAACGCCCACTCACTGGAGTCTTTGGAGATGATTGGTCGAAATAGAGAAAGGGGGTGGGTCCACTCCCAAGACACCTCCCACCTGCTTGCTCAGCCAGTCAGAAGCAGGGAGGAGATGCACAGCAGCCCACCCTCCCCCACACACGAAGAACCAATAAACATCTGCCTCCTGGAACAAACGCAACCAAAGGGAGTTCAGGGCTTAGACTCCACCCTTTCACCTACATCACCCCACCCACAaaaacctcctcctccactgagATTGGACATGGATGCTAATGGGCGG TCTGTCCTTAGGTTGTCCCACTCTCAGCCCAGCTCACCCCCTGCTGGACCGTACCAACCAACACTGATCCCCATTCACACTTCTGCAGCTTATAGTCTGGATCAGATGGTCTTCAACCTGCCGGGGGATTACAG
- the mogat3a gene encoding 2-acylglycerol O-acyltransferase 2-A, giving the protein MKIEFAPLNIPLRRRLQTAAVLQWVFSFLALAQVCLAAFVLLALSDWWILALLYAGWLWLDWDTPSSGGRRSRWVRSWTVWEQFRDYFPITLVKTVDLDPRKNYIFGFHPHGVLVAGGFGNFCTEATGFCRLFPGLTPHLLMLPFWFRVPVFRDYIMFGGLVSSSKSSLSYLVSRPEGGNVAVIAVGGAPEALDARPGALTLQVLNRKGFIKLALKHGAQLVPVFSFGENELFDQMENPSGSPLRRLQNRLQSIMGVALPLIHARGVFQYSFGLIPYRKPIHTVVGKPIPVVQTPSPSSEDINSLHQLYLQSLTDLFEQHKHTYGLREDQHLTYI; this is encoded by the exons CTCAGGTGTGTCTGGCTGCCTTCGTCCTCCTGGCTCTCTCTGATTGGTGGATTCTGGCCCTGCTCTATGCTGGTTGGCTGTGGTTGGACTGGGACACGCCCTCCAGCGGAGGTCGGAGGTCACGATGGGTCAGGAGCTGGACTGTGTGGGAGCAGTTCAGGGACTACTTCCCTATAACG ctcgTTAAAACTGTCGATCTGGATCCAAGGAAAAACTACATCTTCGGATTTCATCCCCATg gtgtGCTGGTAGCCGGGGGTTTTGGGAACTTCTGTACGGAGGCGACCGGTTTCTGTCGTCTGTTTCCTGGACTAACTCCTCACCTGTTGATGCTGCCGTTCTGGTTCAGGGTCCCGGTTTTCAGAGACTACATCATGTTTGGAG GTCTGGTGTCCAGCAGTAAGTCCAGTCTGTCGTACCTGGTCAGTCGTCCTGAAGGAGGAAACGTTGCTGTCATCGCGGTGGGTGGAGCTCCAGAGGCTCTGGATGCTCGACCAGGTGCTTTAACACTACAG gTGCTGAACAGGAAAGGTTTCATCAAACTGGCGCTGAAACACGG AGCTCAGCTGGTTCCAGTCTTTTCTTTTGGAGAGAACGAGCTCTTTGATCAGATGGAGAATCCCTCTGGCTCCCCTCTGAGGAGGCTGCAG AATCGGCTGCAGAGCATCATGGGAGTAGCGCTGCCTCTGATTCACGCCAGGGGAGTTTTTCAGTACAGCTTCGGCCTGATACCCTACAGGAAGCCCATACACACTGTCG TGGGGAAGCCGATCCCGGTGGTCCAGACTCCCAGTCCCAGCAGCGAGGACATCAACAGTCTTCACCAGCTTTACCTGCAGAGTCTGACTGACCTGTTcgagcagcacaaacacacctacGGCCTCAGAGAGGACCAGCACCTCACCTACATATGA